One Sphingomonas sp. BT-65 genomic window carries:
- a CDS encoding transketolase, translated as MLQNPIAGQGSGDDSAIATVRSRANWMRRRSIHMIFEAGQGHPGGDMSATDVLAALYFGVMRYDPANPLHPARDRFVMSKGHCTGALYTALAGAGFFPEEELSTYLQPNSRLNGHPNRMYLPGVETNTGPLGHGLPVAVGIAIAGQIDRADYRVFVLTGDGELQEGSMWEAAMLAGHRKLDKLTVIVDRNRLQQGARTEDTNGLEPLGDKWRAFGWDVVEVDGHDHSALLSTLGAAGCGKPRCVIANTFKGYGISFMHDQASWHHGVPDAEQYAQAIEELTLSEAEA; from the coding sequence TTGTTACAGAATCCCATCGCCGGGCAGGGGAGCGGCGACGATTCCGCGATTGCGACGGTCCGCAGCCGCGCGAATTGGATGCGCCGGCGCAGTATCCACATGATTTTCGAGGCGGGGCAGGGCCACCCGGGCGGCGACATGTCCGCCACCGATGTGCTCGCGGCTCTCTATTTTGGCGTGATGCGCTACGATCCGGCCAATCCGCTCCATCCCGCGCGCGATCGCTTCGTGATGAGCAAGGGCCATTGCACCGGCGCGCTCTACACCGCGCTCGCCGGGGCGGGGTTCTTCCCCGAAGAGGAACTGTCGACTTATCTTCAGCCCAATTCGCGGCTGAACGGCCATCCCAACCGCATGTACCTGCCCGGGGTCGAGACCAACACCGGCCCGCTTGGACACGGGCTTCCGGTCGCGGTGGGCATCGCCATCGCCGGCCAGATTGACCGCGCTGACTATCGCGTCTTCGTCCTCACCGGCGATGGCGAGCTACAGGAGGGCAGCATGTGGGAAGCGGCGATGCTCGCCGGCCACCGCAAGCTCGACAAGCTCACCGTCATTGTTGACCGCAACCGGCTCCAGCAGGGCGCGCGTACCGAGGATACCAACGGGCTCGAGCCGCTCGGCGACAAATGGCGCGCCTTCGGCTGGGACGTGGTCGAGGTCGACGGTCATGACCATTCCGCGCTGCTCAGCACGCTCGGGGCCGCCGGCTGCGGCAAGCCGCGCTGCGTGATCGCCAACACCTTCAAGGGATATGGAATTTCCTTCATGCACGACCAGGCGAGCTGGCACCATGGCGTGCCTGACGCCGAGCAATATGCCCAGGCGATCGAGGAGCTGACGCTTTCGGAGGCGGAGGCGTGA
- a CDS encoding D-ribose ABC transporter substrate-binding protein, with amino-acid sequence MIQWRSRTFLIAGALVAAAAALLLLAIPSANQSKLVVIITPSLDNPFFGQEAIGAEERARALGYETLKFSHGDDAYKQSELIDNAIARNAAAIILDNAGADASVAAVLRAKNAGVPVFLIDREISSRGAAEVQLVSNNYQGATLGAQAFVEALGENGAYLELVGRESDTNARIRSRGYHDVLDQYPGMKMVSRQSANWDQAQAFSVTQSVLQAHPGIKGVIAGNDTMALGAIAALESAGRRDVVVVGFDGSNDARDAILAGKMRATVLQPAQRQAQYAIDLADRYLKTGSTGQPEKLLMDCFLVERDNAPQLKNFALTTDSR; translated from the coding sequence ATGATCCAATGGCGCTCCCGGACCTTCCTCATCGCGGGAGCGCTCGTCGCGGCCGCTGCGGCATTGTTGCTGCTGGCGATCCCGTCGGCGAATCAGTCGAAGCTGGTCGTCATCATCACGCCCTCGCTCGACAATCCCTTCTTCGGGCAAGAAGCGATCGGCGCCGAGGAGCGCGCCCGCGCGCTCGGCTATGAGACACTGAAATTCTCGCATGGCGACGACGCCTACAAGCAGAGCGAACTGATCGACAATGCGATCGCGCGCAACGCGGCCGCGATCATCCTCGATAATGCCGGTGCCGACGCCAGCGTCGCGGCGGTGCTGCGCGCGAAGAACGCCGGCGTGCCGGTGTTCCTGATCGACCGAGAAATCTCCTCGCGCGGCGCCGCCGAAGTGCAACTCGTCTCCAACAATTACCAGGGCGCGACGCTGGGCGCGCAGGCCTTTGTCGAGGCGTTGGGCGAGAACGGCGCCTATCTCGAACTGGTCGGACGCGAATCGGATACCAACGCAAGAATCCGCTCGCGCGGCTATCACGACGTGCTCGATCAATATCCCGGCATGAAGATGGTCTCGCGCCAGAGCGCCAACTGGGATCAGGCGCAGGCCTTCTCGGTCACCCAATCGGTGCTGCAGGCGCATCCGGGGATCAAGGGCGTGATCGCGGGGAACGACACGATGGCGCTGGGCGCGATCGCGGCGCTGGAGAGCGCCGGGCGCCGCGATGTGGTGGTGGTCGGCTTCGACGGTTCGAACGACGCGCGCGACGCGATCCTTGCCGGCAAGATGCGCGCGACCGTGCTCCAGCCGGCGCAGCGCCAGGCGCAATACGCCATCGATCTCGCCGACCGCTATCTCAAGACCGGCAGCACCGGCCAGCCCGAGAAGCTGCTGATGGACTGTTTCCTCGTCGAGAGGGATAACGCGCCGCAGCTCAAGAACTTCGCGCTGACCACGGACTCAAGATAG
- a CDS encoding DeoR/GlpR family DNA-binding transcription regulator — protein sequence MKMLAWLQEEGSARVRDLAEAFSVSEVTVRQDLERLEAEGHIVREHGGAYLKSVPQQVRAMALHHLVNMEQKRRIGRAAAALVEDGETIILDSGSTTTEVAMHLSSREHLTVITNALNIALMLGAMPTCTVHMPGGQFKAPTLSLSGERSADYFKGLFAEKLFLATAAVSFEAGLTYPAIADITVKRAMIEAASRVYLLADSSKIGKTSFSSLGGIDDIHVLITDDGIRDADRRAFADAGIEVIIA from the coding sequence ATGAAGATGCTCGCCTGGCTCCAGGAGGAGGGCAGCGCGCGCGTGCGCGACCTCGCCGAGGCCTTCTCGGTTTCCGAAGTGACGGTGCGCCAGGATCTCGAACGGCTCGAGGCGGAGGGACATATCGTCCGCGAGCATGGGGGCGCCTATCTCAAGTCGGTGCCCCAGCAGGTACGCGCGATGGCGCTGCACCACCTCGTCAACATGGAGCAGAAGCGCCGCATCGGCCGCGCTGCCGCGGCGCTGGTCGAGGACGGCGAGACGATCATCCTCGATTCAGGCTCGACCACCACAGAGGTGGCGATGCATCTCAGCAGCCGTGAGCATCTGACGGTGATCACAAATGCACTAAACATCGCGCTGATGCTCGGGGCGATGCCGACCTGCACGGTCCATATGCCAGGCGGCCAGTTCAAGGCGCCGACGCTGTCGCTGTCGGGCGAACGCTCGGCGGACTATTTCAAGGGCCTGTTCGCCGAGAAGCTGTTCCTCGCGACTGCTGCGGTCTCGTTCGAAGCAGGGCTCACCTATCCCGCGATCGCCGACATCACGGTCAAGCGCGCGATGATCGAGGCCGCGTCGCGCGTCTATCTGCTCGCCGACTCGAGCAAGATCGGGAAGACTTCGTTCTCATCGCTCGGCGGGATCGACGATATCCACGTTCTCATCACGGACGACGGCATCCGCGACGCGGACCGCCGTGCGTTCGCCGATGCCGGCATCGAGGTAATCATCGCATGA
- a CDS encoding FGGY family carbohydrate kinase, which translates to MPSSAILAIDQGTTNTKALLVAQDGTILSRAARPMTLAHPRPGWVEQPADDIWTSVAGAIADLVAENPHIAVEALAISNQRETIVLWDAATGIPLAPAISWQCRRSADRCAALRAAGHEPLLVERTGLGIDPLFSAAKLGWLLDSVPGGRARAEAGELRAGTVDSWLLWKLTAGESHATDHSNASRTQLFNRHSLDWDAGLAELFRIPLALLPAVRASDSLFGTAAAGVTALPAGVPIHAIMGDSHAALFGHGIDAPGTAKVTVGTGSSIMMLTDAPISSANGLSGTIGWSREVGGVRHALEGNITVSGQAAAFGMRLLGLADETALSALAQSVPNSGGVVFVPALAGLGAPYWQPDARGLLTGLTLATTPAHIARAVFEAIAMQIVDVCHAMEADLGAVMPGISADGGATRNDFLLQLLADLLDRPVTRCSSPELSALGAARMAAGMPARVPAAALDDAVTFVPAMDAARREAVHADWHAAVRRTLAQV; encoded by the coding sequence ATGCCGTCTTCGGCGATCCTGGCGATCGACCAGGGAACGACCAATACCAAAGCGCTGCTGGTCGCGCAGGACGGTACGATCCTGTCGCGCGCGGCCCGGCCGATGACCCTCGCGCATCCGCGCCCTGGCTGGGTCGAGCAACCGGCGGATGACATTTGGACGAGCGTCGCCGGTGCGATCGCCGATCTTGTCGCCGAAAACCCCCATATTGCGGTCGAAGCGCTCGCGATCAGCAACCAGCGCGAGACGATCGTGCTGTGGGACGCAGCTACCGGGATTCCGCTCGCACCCGCGATCAGCTGGCAATGCCGTCGTTCGGCTGACCGCTGTGCAGCGCTACGTGCTGCGGGGCACGAGCCGTTATTGGTCGAGCGCACCGGATTGGGCATCGATCCGCTCTTCTCCGCCGCCAAGCTCGGCTGGCTGCTCGACTCCGTACCCGGGGGCCGTGCTCGCGCCGAAGCCGGCGAGCTTCGCGCCGGTACCGTGGATTCCTGGCTGCTCTGGAAGCTTACTGCCGGCGAAAGCCATGCGACCGATCATAGCAATGCGTCGCGCACCCAGCTGTTCAACCGGCACAGCCTCGACTGGGACGCCGGGCTCGCCGAGCTGTTCCGGATACCGCTTGCCCTCCTGCCGGCCGTCCGGGCTTCGGACAGCTTGTTCGGCACCGCCGCCGCGGGGGTGACCGCGCTGCCGGCCGGCGTGCCGATCCACGCGATTATGGGCGACTCGCACGCGGCCCTGTTCGGCCACGGCATCGATGCGCCGGGCACCGCGAAGGTGACGGTCGGCACGGGCTCCTCGATCATGATGCTCACCGATGCGCCCATCAGCTCGGCCAACGGGTTGTCAGGGACGATCGGCTGGAGTCGCGAGGTGGGCGGCGTCCGGCACGCGTTGGAGGGCAACATCACCGTTTCCGGGCAAGCCGCCGCGTTCGGCATGCGGCTGCTTGGGCTTGCCGACGAAACTGCTTTGTCGGCACTCGCCCAGAGCGTTCCCAATTCGGGCGGCGTGGTGTTCGTGCCGGCGCTCGCTGGTCTCGGCGCGCCATACTGGCAGCCCGACGCGCGCGGGCTGCTGACCGGTCTCACGCTAGCGACAACCCCCGCGCATATCGCGCGCGCGGTGTTCGAGGCGATCGCAATGCAGATCGTCGACGTCTGCCATGCGATGGAGGCCGACCTCGGCGCCGTGATGCCCGGTATCTCGGCTGACGGCGGCGCCACGCGAAACGACTTCCTGCTGCAGCTACTCGCCGACCTGCTCGACCGCCCGGTGACTCGCTGCTCCAGTCCGGAGCTGAGTGCGCTCGGTGCCGCGCGCATGGCCGCCGGGATGCCAGCTCGCGTGCCCGCCGCCGCGCTCGACGACGCAGTCACGTTCGTGCCAGCGATGGACGCTGCTCGACGCGAAGCGGTCCACGCGGATTGGCATGCGGCGGTGCGTCGGACGCTCGCGCAAGTTTGA
- a CDS encoding transketolase family protein, giving the protein MSASVAAPAGMFDCRDAYVRTVEALAANDPRIVAVVNDSVGSSKLGKFRERFPDRLVNVGIAEQNMVGVGAGLANGGKIPFVSGASCFLTARALEQIKADVAYSNANVKLCGISSGVAYGELGATHHSTEDIAWLRAMRGLTVIVPADPSETSAAIRAAAAYDGPVFIRISRMPVPELKHAAPFEIGKAETLRDGVDLTIIAAGTLVYRALAAAEVLAAEGIEARVVNMATIAPLDEAAVLAAARETGGIVTAEEHVVRGGLGGAVAEIVATRQPVPMRILGFDGFQPTGSAEWLMERAGLTADGIASAARDLIAQRRG; this is encoded by the coding sequence GTGAGCGCTTCCGTCGCAGCTCCCGCCGGCATGTTCGACTGCCGCGATGCCTATGTGCGTACGGTTGAAGCGCTGGCCGCCAACGATCCGCGTATCGTGGCGGTGGTGAACGACAGCGTCGGGTCGAGCAAGCTCGGCAAGTTCCGCGAACGCTTTCCCGATCGGCTGGTGAACGTCGGCATCGCCGAACAGAACATGGTCGGCGTCGGCGCTGGCCTCGCCAATGGCGGCAAGATCCCGTTCGTCAGCGGCGCTTCCTGCTTCCTCACCGCGCGCGCGCTCGAGCAAATCAAGGCCGATGTCGCCTACAGCAATGCCAATGTGAAACTGTGCGGCATTTCCAGCGGCGTCGCTTATGGCGAGTTGGGCGCCACGCATCATTCGACCGAGGATATCGCCTGGTTGCGCGCAATGCGCGGCCTGACTGTGATCGTTCCTGCCGACCCTTCGGAGACTTCGGCAGCCATCCGCGCGGCGGCGGCATATGACGGCCCGGTGTTCATCCGCATCAGCCGCATGCCGGTGCCCGAACTCAAGCATGCCGCGCCGTTCGAGATCGGCAAGGCCGAGACGCTGCGCGACGGCGTCGACCTCACGATCATCGCGGCCGGCACGCTCGTATACCGCGCACTCGCCGCCGCCGAAGTGCTCGCAGCCGAAGGCATAGAGGCCCGCGTGGTCAACATGGCGACGATCGCGCCGCTCGACGAGGCTGCGGTGCTCGCTGCCGCCCGCGAGACCGGCGGGATCGTCACGGCCGAGGAGCATGTCGTTCGCGGCGGCCTGGGCGGCGCAGTTGCGGAGATCGTCGCGACCCGCCAACCCGTGCCGATGCGAATCCTGGGCTTTGACGGGTTCCAACCCACCGGCTCGGCCGAGTGGCTGATGGAGCGCGCCGGCTTGACCGCGGACGGGATCGCCAGCGCCGCACGGGATCTGATCGCGCAAAGGCGCGGTTGA
- a CDS encoding ABC transporter permease, producing the protein MATTASSTALSGPRAEGPGIAALLIKLRALIALLVVFAFFSVMAPNFLSVGSMLIMAKHIAIIAILGIGMSYVILTGGIDLSVGSIAGLSGMVAGALILNGLVIEPLGYVIYPSIPVVILIVVVLGGLIGLVNGTLVTRFGVAPFIATLGMLYVARGAALLLSDGTTFSNLVGSPDYGNEGFPMLGASRMLGVPLPVLIVLVLALAAALVASRTPFGRHVYAVGGNARAALLSGVRVGRVKTAVYVISGMCAALVGLLVASDLVSAHPASGETFELSAIAAVVLGGASLAGGRGTIGGTIIGACVIGTLSDGMVMMGVSEFWQMVIKGTVIVAAVILDQLQSRLAGAKD; encoded by the coding sequence ATGGCGACAACGGCATCCTCCACTGCGCTCAGCGGACCCCGCGCCGAAGGGCCGGGCATTGCCGCGCTGCTGATCAAGCTGCGCGCACTGATCGCACTGCTCGTGGTGTTCGCCTTCTTTTCGGTGATGGCGCCCAATTTCCTGTCGGTCGGCAGCATGCTGATCATGGCCAAGCATATCGCGATCATCGCGATCCTGGGCATCGGGATGAGCTATGTGATCCTGACCGGCGGGATTGATCTGTCGGTGGGATCGATCGCGGGTTTGTCCGGCATGGTCGCGGGCGCGCTGATCCTCAATGGCCTGGTGATCGAGCCGCTGGGCTATGTCATCTATCCCTCGATCCCCGTGGTGATCCTGATCGTGGTGGTGTTGGGCGGGCTGATCGGACTGGTCAATGGCACGCTGGTCACGCGCTTCGGCGTGGCGCCGTTCATCGCCACGCTGGGCATGCTCTATGTCGCGCGCGGCGCCGCGCTGCTGCTGTCGGATGGAACGACCTTCTCCAATCTGGTGGGCAGCCCGGATTATGGGAATGAGGGATTTCCGATGCTGGGCGCCAGCCGCATGCTGGGCGTGCCGCTGCCGGTGCTGATCGTGCTGGTGCTCGCGCTAGCCGCAGCCCTGGTCGCTTCGCGCACGCCGTTCGGGCGGCATGTCTACGCAGTCGGAGGCAATGCGCGCGCGGCGCTGCTATCGGGGGTGCGTGTGGGGCGGGTGAAGACGGCAGTCTATGTGATCTCTGGCATGTGCGCCGCGCTGGTCGGGCTGCTCGTCGCCTCGGACCTGGTTTCCGCCCATCCGGCGAGCGGCGAGACCTTCGAGCTCAGCGCAATCGCGGCGGTGGTGCTGGGCGGCGCCTCGCTCGCCGGCGGACGCGGCACAATCGGCGGGACCATCATCGGTGCGTGCGTCATCGGCACGTTGAGCGACGGCATGGTGATGATGGGCGTCAGTGAATTCTGGCAGATGGTGATCAAAGGTACGGTAATTGTCGCGGCCGTGATACTCGATCAACTTCAGAGCCGGCTTGCCGGCGCGAAGGATTGA
- the recJ gene encoding single-stranded-DNA-specific exonuclease RecJ produces the protein MTPVLNVHSSILGQPWRWRGLAADARDPGFAPDDLVTQLLLTRGCAREELEAHRAPSIRAFMPDPSIFRDMDKAAERLADAVQRGEAVTVFGDYDVDGATSAALLIRLLRDLGLDPRAYIPDRLMEGYGPSGEALVRLKREGADLIITVDCGAMAFDALAEAKAAGAEVIVVDHHKCASELPVALALVNPNRLDEEEGREHGHLAAVGVAWLLGAALVRVLRGRGFFASRTEPKLLDLLDIVALGTVADVAALKGLNRAFVAQGLKVMAQRRNVGMNALIEASRLTRAPTCSDLGFALGPRINAGGRVGKSDLGVRLLTTEDADEARAIAEELNRLNEERRAIEGEVQQSAEAMSAKGAVAVVAARGWHPGVIGIVAGRLKEKIGRPAIVIAIGEDGIGKGSGRSIAGVDLGAAILSAKEAGLLIAGGGHAMAAGVTVAEGQIAAFAAFLETKLAENVARASGERALLLDAVLAPGGVNPDLVNAMEAGGPYGMGWPAPRVAAGPVRMIKCGIVGNGHVRAIVAGEDGRSIKCVAFRAAETPLGLALLGAPRDRRLWIAGRAKIDDWGARPAAEIHVEDAAWAD, from the coding sequence ATGACTCCCGTGCTCAACGTCCACAGCTCGATCCTCGGCCAGCCCTGGCGCTGGCGCGGGCTGGCGGCGGATGCGCGCGATCCGGGATTCGCGCCCGATGACCTGGTGACTCAGCTGCTGCTCACCCGCGGCTGCGCGCGCGAGGAGCTGGAGGCGCATCGCGCGCCGAGCATCCGCGCCTTCATGCCCGACCCCTCGATCTTCCGCGACATGGACAAGGCGGCCGAGCGGCTGGCCGACGCGGTGCAGCGCGGCGAGGCGGTGACCGTGTTCGGCGACTATGACGTCGACGGCGCGACCTCGGCGGCATTGCTGATCCGGCTGCTGCGCGATCTCGGTCTCGATCCCCGCGCCTATATCCCCGACCGGCTGATGGAGGGCTATGGTCCCTCGGGCGAAGCGCTGGTGCGATTGAAGCGCGAAGGCGCGGACCTGATCATCACGGTCGATTGCGGCGCGATGGCGTTCGACGCACTGGCCGAGGCCAAGGCGGCCGGCGCCGAGGTGATCGTGGTCGATCACCACAAATGCGCCTCCGAGCTGCCGGTCGCATTGGCGCTGGTGAATCCGAATCGCCTCGACGAGGAGGAAGGCCGCGAGCACGGGCATCTCGCTGCTGTCGGCGTCGCCTGGCTGCTCGGGGCGGCTTTGGTGCGCGTGCTGCGCGGGCGCGGCTTCTTCGCGAGCCGCACGGAGCCCAAGCTGCTCGACCTGCTCGACATCGTCGCGCTGGGCACGGTGGCGGATGTGGCGGCGCTCAAGGGGCTCAACCGCGCTTTCGTGGCGCAGGGTCTCAAGGTGATGGCGCAGCGGCGTAACGTCGGCATGAACGCACTGATCGAGGCGAGCCGGCTGACGCGGGCACCGACCTGCTCCGACCTCGGCTTCGCGCTGGGGCCGCGGATCAATGCCGGCGGGCGCGTCGGCAAGTCGGACCTCGGCGTGCGGCTGCTGACGACGGAAGACGCCGACGAGGCGCGCGCGATCGCCGAGGAACTCAACCGCCTCAACGAGGAGCGCCGCGCGATCGAGGGCGAGGTGCAGCAATCGGCCGAGGCGATGTCAGCCAAGGGCGCGGTCGCAGTGGTCGCGGCGCGCGGCTGGCATCCCGGGGTGATCGGGATCGTCGCGGGACGCCTCAAGGAAAAGATCGGCCGGCCCGCGATCGTGATCGCGATCGGCGAGGACGGCATCGGCAAAGGCTCGGGCCGCTCGATCGCAGGGGTCGATCTCGGCGCGGCGATCCTGTCGGCGAAGGAGGCCGGGCTGCTGATCGCGGGCGGCGGGCATGCGATGGCGGCGGGCGTGACCGTGGCCGAGGGACAGATCGCTGCGTTCGCCGCCTTTCTGGAGACCAAGCTGGCCGAGAATGTCGCGCGCGCTTCGGGCGAACGCGCGCTGCTGCTCGACGCGGTGCTCGCGCCGGGCGGGGTCAATCCCGATCTGGTCAACGCGATGGAGGCCGGCGGCCCCTATGGCATGGGCTGGCCCGCGCCGCGCGTCGCGGCGGGGCCGGTGCGGATGATCAAGTGCGGCATCGTCGGCAACGGCCATGTCCGCGCGATCGTCGCGGGCGAGGACGGGCGCAGCATCAAATGCGTGGCGTTCCGCGCCGCCGAGACGCCGCTCGGCCTTGCCCTGCTCGGCGCGCCGCGCGACCGGCGGCTGTGGATCGCCGGCCGGGCCAAGATCGACGACTGGGGCGCGCGGCCCGCGGCGGAGATTCATGTCGAAGATGCCGCCTGGGCGGATTGA
- a CDS encoding DUF2291 family protein, with amino-acid sequence MKVIASLRHIDLTAFFAVLLGATLLGGCKVLTIEEDRALRARRGGDFDAARYVEEIWAAKAIPALDRRAVPADKLVPAIDADLERAGVELGRRAGEGSAWTFVVSGTGVVSSVDAASRRGGAEVTLAGIVPARTVRLQIGPVVSGTAIRDALPFVAFNDFANQLAFADVGRALTARALRTLRPGIAQLRPGQAIRFTGVVNVRAPDEPLVVTPVALSIGAVS; translated from the coding sequence TTGAAGGTCATCGCATCGCTGCGCCACATCGATCTTACGGCCTTTTTTGCCGTACTCCTCGGCGCGACCCTGCTTGGCGGCTGCAAGGTGCTGACAATCGAAGAGGATCGCGCCCTGCGCGCGCGCCGCGGCGGCGATTTCGATGCCGCGCGCTATGTTGAGGAGATCTGGGCGGCGAAGGCCATTCCCGCGCTCGACCGGCGGGCAGTCCCCGCCGACAAGCTCGTGCCGGCAATCGATGCCGATCTGGAGCGTGCGGGTGTCGAATTGGGCCGACGCGCCGGCGAAGGGTCGGCATGGACCTTCGTCGTCAGCGGGACGGGCGTGGTGTCCAGCGTCGATGCCGCCTCGCGGCGCGGTGGCGCCGAGGTGACGTTGGCCGGGATCGTACCAGCGCGTACCGTGCGGCTGCAGATCGGACCGGTGGTTTCGGGCACGGCGATCCGGGACGCGCTCCCCTTCGTCGCGTTCAACGACTTCGCCAACCAGCTCGCCTTCGCCGATGTCGGCCGCGCGCTCACCGCGCGTGCCTTGCGGACACTGCGGCCTGGGATCGCGCAACTGCGGCCGGGGCAGGCGATCCGCTTCACCGGCGTGGTCAATGTCCGCGCGCCCGACGAGCCGCTGGTGGTGACGCCGGTCGCGCTCAGCATCGGCGCGGTAAGCTGA
- a CDS encoding sugar ABC transporter ATP-binding protein yields the protein MAAAPIPLRAEAMVKSYGATRALRGVDFAVHAGAVNVLIGENGAGKSTLMRILAGVERPDHGRLLLDGVPVSFASVREAARRGIGIVFQELNLCPNLSVVENIFLGQSIVNGVRIDKAAERKRAAEVLARLGTNIDPDTCAGDLRIGQQQIVEIARALAEDARILILDEPTSALSEGEVAVLFDVIAELKRDGVGIVYISHRLEELMRIGDHITVMRDGAVVASVPANEASVPWIVEQMLGEAGALAPRPPISSAGATVLEIEHATVRRPDGAPLVDDVSLTFRGGEIVAIYGLLGAGRTELFEYIHGARGGEGVIRLCGERIDRLSIAERIERRLLLVPEDRQREGLFPNLHVGGNLSMSFLDRLARLGLLSLPAEKGAVTQMMGRLGIKAPSGETPIGALSGGSQQKVVIGRCLMREPTAILLDEPSRGIDVGARAEVFETMRALSAEGIAIAFTTSDLIEALTIADRIVVMAGGRVTGDFAADAADQAMLVQAANGIFQSHSQASPMTAAHGQH from the coding sequence ATGGCTGCCGCCCCGATTCCGCTCCGCGCCGAAGCCATGGTCAAATCCTATGGCGCGACCCGTGCGCTGCGCGGCGTCGACTTCGCGGTGCATGCTGGAGCGGTCAACGTGCTGATCGGCGAGAATGGCGCGGGCAAGTCGACCCTGATGCGCATCCTCGCCGGCGTCGAGCGGCCTGATCACGGCCGCTTGCTGCTCGACGGTGTTCCGGTTTCCTTCGCTTCGGTCCGCGAAGCGGCGCGCCGGGGCATCGGCATCGTTTTCCAGGAGCTCAACCTCTGCCCGAACCTCTCGGTCGTCGAGAACATCTTCCTCGGCCAGAGCATCGTCAACGGCGTCCGGATCGACAAGGCCGCGGAGCGCAAGCGCGCGGCCGAGGTGCTGGCACGGCTCGGCACGAACATCGACCCGGATACGTGCGCCGGCGATCTTCGCATCGGCCAGCAGCAGATCGTCGAGATCGCGCGTGCCCTCGCCGAGGACGCCCGCATACTGATCCTCGACGAGCCAACCTCCGCATTGAGCGAGGGCGAGGTGGCGGTGCTGTTCGACGTCATCGCGGAGCTCAAGCGCGACGGCGTCGGTATCGTCTATATTTCGCACCGGCTCGAGGAGCTGATGCGGATCGGCGATCACATCACCGTCATGCGCGATGGCGCGGTGGTTGCCTCCGTGCCCGCGAATGAGGCTTCCGTGCCGTGGATCGTCGAACAGATGCTCGGCGAAGCAGGCGCGTTGGCGCCGCGGCCACCCATATCCTCAGCGGGCGCGACCGTGCTCGAGATCGAGCATGCGACGGTGCGTCGCCCCGATGGCGCGCCACTGGTCGACGATGTGTCGCTCACCTTCCGCGGCGGCGAGATCGTCGCGATCTATGGCCTGCTCGGCGCCGGACGGACCGAGCTGTTCGAATATATCCATGGCGCGCGCGGGGGCGAAGGCGTGATCCGGCTGTGCGGTGAACGGATCGACCGGCTGTCGATCGCCGAGCGGATCGAGCGTCGCCTGCTGCTCGTCCCCGAGGATCGCCAGCGTGAGGGGCTGTTCCCCAATCTCCATGTCGGCGGCAACCTCAGCATGTCGTTCCTCGACCGGCTGGCGCGGCTGGGCCTGCTCTCGCTCCCCGCCGAGAAGGGCGCGGTCACGCAGATGATGGGCCGGCTGGGGATCAAGGCGCCCTCGGGCGAGACGCCGATCGGCGCGCTCTCGGGCGGCAGCCAGCAGAAGGTGGTGATCGGCCGTTGCCTGATGCGCGAACCTACCGCGATCCTGCTCGACGAGCCCAGCCGCGGGATCGACGTGGGCGCGCGCGCCGAGGTGTTCGAGACGATGCGAGCGCTCTCCGCCGAGGGGATCGCGATCGCTTTCACCACCTCGGATCTGATCGAGGCGCTGACCATCGCCGATCGTATCGTGGTGATGGCCGGTGGCCGGGTAACCGGAGACTTCGCTGCCGACGCGGCTGATCAGGCGATGCTGGTGCAGGCCGCCAACGGCATCTTCCAATCCCATTCCCAGGCGTCGCCGATGACGGCCGCGCACGGCCAGCATTGA